The following are encoded together in the Flavihumibacter fluvii genome:
- a CDS encoding cysteine desulfurase family protein — MKRIYLDNAATTSLDPRVLEAMMPYLTEKFGNPSSIYSYGRESRLAIENARKVVAKTLGAHPAEIFFTSGGTESSNTAICAAVRDLGCKHIISSPIEHHATTHTVEYLHQNGETALSFVKIRPDGHVDLESLDQLLSKSEEKCLVSLMHANNEIGNLLDIHAVGELCKKYNAIFHSDTVQTVGHYPFDLRHTPVHFITGAAHKFHGPKGVGILYINENVQIKPFIHGGSQERNMRAGTENLYGIVGFAKALELATTNYEADRGYISGLKTYMAKQLQQYIKGIHFNGDTFGNSLYAVLNVSFPKTEKSEMILFNLDINGICASGGSACTSGVDIGSHVIRAINNNPNLVAVRFSFNRDNTKEEIDFVVEKLKGMI, encoded by the coding sequence GTGAAAAGAATCTATCTCGATAATGCGGCAACAACCTCCCTTGATCCCAGGGTGTTGGAAGCCATGATGCCCTACCTGACCGAGAAGTTTGGTAATCCGTCTTCCATTTATTCCTATGGACGCGAAAGTCGCCTCGCAATTGAAAATGCACGCAAAGTAGTGGCTAAAACGCTGGGTGCCCACCCCGCAGAGATATTTTTCACATCTGGCGGTACTGAAAGTTCCAATACAGCTATTTGCGCAGCCGTTCGTGACCTCGGATGTAAACATATCATCAGTTCACCAATTGAACACCACGCCACAACACATACAGTTGAATACCTGCACCAGAATGGGGAAACTGCCCTCAGTTTTGTGAAGATCAGGCCAGACGGTCATGTCGACCTGGAAAGTCTTGATCAATTACTCAGCAAAAGTGAAGAAAAATGCCTGGTGAGTCTCATGCATGCCAATAATGAGATTGGCAACCTGCTGGATATACATGCTGTAGGCGAACTGTGTAAGAAATACAATGCGATATTTCATTCAGATACAGTTCAGACTGTTGGGCATTATCCATTTGACCTCAGACATACCCCGGTGCATTTTATTACAGGTGCGGCCCATAAATTTCATGGACCAAAGGGTGTAGGTATTTTATATATCAATGAAAACGTACAGATAAAACCCTTCATTCATGGTGGTTCACAGGAAAGGAATATGCGCGCCGGAACTGAGAACCTCTATGGTATTGTTGGTTTCGCCAAAGCGCTTGAATTGGCTACAACTAATTATGAGGCTGACCGGGGTTATATTTCCGGATTGAAAACTTACATGGCTAAACAATTACAGCAATACATCAAAGGCATTCATTTTAATGGTGATACTTTTGGCAATAGCCTGTATGCTGTACTGAATGTTTCATTTCCCAAAACGGAAAAATCAGAAATGATATTATTCAATCTTGATATCAACGGAATCTGTGCGTCGGGCGGAAGTGCCTGCACCAGTGGAGTAGATATAGGATCACATGTCATCAGGGCAATTAATAATAACCCAAACCTCGTTGCAGTCCGTTTCTCTTTTAACCGGGACAACACCAAAGAAGAAATTGATTTTGTGGTGGAGAAACTGAAGGGAATGATTTAG
- a CDS encoding porin family protein produces the protein MKKILMLLLVSAFTGAGNAQPGIKYGFQAGVNLADIDGEANQQLNNLLEWTNGMVQATGRTGFHAGGFIQIPLSGKLVLEPALLYSSKGYTLKGKTDFALLDKLGIGAKAELQSHYIDLPVMLKATIGSGFQVFAGPRVSYLANAGLKAQARILGINLLNQKWEVTDQFNRWDAGIKAGLGYQFSKGLNLSVAYDYGLSKIDAAQSVDARNQVVSLSVGMRF, from the coding sequence ATGAAGAAAATTCTCATGCTCCTTCTCGTATCTGCGTTTACAGGTGCGGGTAATGCACAACCAGGTATTAAGTATGGATTCCAGGCTGGAGTTAATTTGGCTGACATTGATGGAGAAGCAAACCAGCAATTGAACAACCTGCTCGAATGGACAAATGGAATGGTTCAAGCCACTGGCAGGACAGGTTTCCATGCAGGTGGGTTCATTCAAATCCCTTTGTCTGGAAAGCTTGTGCTTGAACCAGCATTATTGTATTCATCCAAAGGCTATACACTGAAAGGGAAAACCGACTTTGCCCTGCTGGATAAATTAGGTATTGGTGCAAAAGCCGAATTGCAATCCCATTATATTGACCTTCCGGTAATGCTGAAAGCGACTATAGGAAGTGGATTCCAGGTGTTTGCAGGCCCGCGTGTTTCTTACCTGGCTAATGCCGGTCTGAAAGCCCAGGCAAGAATATTGGGCATCAATTTGTTGAACCAGAAATGGGAAGTGACTGACCAGTTTAACCGTTGGGATGCCGGAATCAAAGCTGGATTGGGTTACCAGTTCAGCAAGGGCCTGAATCTGTCTGTTGCATATGATTATGGTCTTAGCAAAATAGATGCCGCGCAATCAGTGGATGCACGGAACCAGGTGGTATCGTTAAGCGTGGGTATGCGATTCTGA
- the mutS gene encoding DNA mismatch repair protein MutS — translation MSKSSSDTPLMQQHKAIKQKYPDAILLFRVGDFYETFGQDAIISSQVLGITLTRRNNGAAASSELAGFPYHALDTYLHKLVKAGYRVAICDQLEDPKQVKGIVKRGVTEMVTPGTATNEKLLEHHSNNFLASICFIDDHNFGLAFLDISTGEFFIAEGDREYADKLLQSFQPAEVLFQRHRQKMFKEYFGTKFYTYTLDEWIFQDTYAQDTLLKHFQTHSLKGFGVEELTHGLVAAGAILHYLKDTEHPNLQHIISMQRMDKGDFLWMDRFTIRNLELLGAPGSEGHTLIKVLDHTVSPMGARLLKRWIVFPLKDAGRINERLDLVEYFIGAVDLRNQLAQHIKQCGDVERLVSKIPLKKIGPREVLQIARGLQQVAAIKEACTNIQNGYLRRLSDTLNPCNYIAGKIQAELVENPPPTAAKGSFIRSGIHKELDELRFIASSGKEYLVQMQQQESANTGISSLKIGFNNVFGYYLEVTNSHKNKVPASWTRKQTLANAERYITPELKEYEEKITGAEDKIFQIELSLFEALLNELQDYLSPIQTNGNILAILDCLLCFAQNAISFGYKRPRIHEGEELLISAGRHPVIERYLNAGDQYVSNDVTLNKTEQQIIILTGPNMSGKSALLRQVALITLMAHMGSFVSANDAYLPVTDKIFTRVGASDNLSGGESTFMVEMNETASILNNVTSRSLILLDEIGRGTSTYDGISIAWSIVEYLHQAPQMPMTLFATHYHELNELENKWQRVKNFHITNKEVGNKIIFLRKLAPGGSTHSFGIHVARMAGMPPALIRRANEVLAQLESKHVGDATEKVRDLGGPRLQLSIFDVHTQTFENIRKVLEDLDINRLTPVEALLKLQEIRNMLQ, via the coding sequence ATGTCGAAAAGCAGTTCCGATACACCCTTAATGCAGCAACATAAGGCGATCAAGCAAAAGTACCCTGATGCAATACTTCTGTTCAGGGTGGGTGACTTTTATGAAACCTTCGGGCAGGATGCGATAATTTCCTCACAGGTATTGGGAATCACCTTAACCAGGCGCAATAATGGTGCAGCTGCTTCATCTGAATTGGCGGGCTTTCCTTACCATGCCCTGGACACTTACCTGCACAAACTGGTGAAAGCGGGATATCGCGTGGCCATTTGTGATCAACTGGAAGATCCCAAACAAGTAAAAGGTATAGTAAAACGCGGGGTCACTGAAATGGTTACGCCCGGAACTGCCACCAACGAAAAGTTATTGGAACATCATTCCAACAATTTCCTGGCCAGTATCTGTTTTATTGATGACCATAATTTCGGGTTGGCTTTCCTGGATATTTCTACAGGGGAGTTCTTCATTGCAGAAGGTGACCGTGAGTATGCGGACAAATTATTACAAAGCTTCCAGCCTGCGGAGGTATTGTTCCAGCGTCACAGGCAAAAAATGTTCAAGGAATATTTCGGCACCAAGTTCTATACCTATACCCTGGATGAATGGATCTTCCAGGACACTTACGCGCAGGATACTTTACTGAAACATTTCCAAACCCATTCCCTGAAAGGTTTCGGGGTGGAAGAACTAACACATGGCCTTGTTGCAGCCGGCGCTATATTGCATTACCTGAAAGATACCGAGCATCCAAACCTGCAGCATATCATTTCCATGCAACGCATGGATAAGGGCGATTTTTTATGGATGGACCGTTTTACTATCAGGAATCTTGAATTGCTAGGCGCTCCTGGCAGTGAAGGTCATACGCTAATAAAAGTGCTGGACCACACTGTTTCCCCAATGGGTGCCAGGCTATTGAAAAGGTGGATCGTATTCCCCTTAAAGGATGCCGGGCGGATTAATGAGCGGCTTGACCTTGTGGAGTATTTTATTGGTGCAGTAGACTTACGTAATCAATTGGCCCAGCATATTAAACAATGCGGTGATGTTGAGCGCCTGGTGAGTAAGATCCCACTAAAGAAAATTGGCCCGCGTGAAGTTTTGCAGATCGCACGCGGATTACAACAGGTGGCTGCCATCAAGGAAGCCTGTACAAACATCCAGAATGGATACCTGCGCCGGCTTTCCGACACCTTGAATCCATGTAACTACATTGCCGGCAAGATTCAGGCCGAACTGGTGGAGAATCCACCACCCACTGCAGCAAAAGGAAGTTTCATACGCTCAGGGATACATAAGGAACTGGATGAACTGCGTTTTATAGCCAGCAGCGGAAAAGAATACCTGGTGCAGATGCAGCAGCAGGAATCAGCCAATACGGGCATCTCTTCACTGAAGATCGGGTTCAACAATGTCTTCGGCTACTACCTGGAAGTAACTAACTCTCATAAAAATAAAGTGCCGGCCAGTTGGACACGTAAACAAACCCTGGCCAATGCTGAAAGGTATATTACCCCTGAACTGAAAGAATACGAAGAAAAGATAACCGGTGCCGAGGATAAGATTTTCCAGATCGAATTGTCTTTATTTGAAGCCTTGCTGAATGAATTACAGGATTACCTTTCTCCGATCCAGACAAATGGAAATATACTGGCCATACTGGATTGCCTGTTGTGTTTTGCACAAAATGCCATATCCTTTGGATACAAGCGTCCGCGTATTCATGAAGGCGAAGAACTACTGATCAGTGCAGGAAGGCATCCGGTAATAGAACGGTACCTGAATGCCGGCGACCAGTATGTTTCCAATGATGTTACGCTCAACAAAACTGAACAACAGATAATTATCCTGACCGGACCAAACATGAGTGGTAAGAGTGCGTTACTTCGCCAGGTTGCGTTGATCACTTTAATGGCACATATGGGGTCGTTTGTGTCTGCAAATGATGCCTATCTGCCGGTAACTGATAAAATCTTTACGAGGGTTGGCGCATCGGATAACCTTAGTGGTGGAGAATCGACCTTTATGGTGGAGATGAATGAAACGGCCAGCATCCTAAACAATGTAACATCGCGGAGTTTGATTTTACTGGATGAGATTGGCCGGGGAACATCTACTTATGACGGGATTTCCATTGCATGGAGTATTGTTGAATATTTGCACCAGGCCCCACAAATGCCAATGACCCTGTTTGCCACCCATTATCACGAACTGAATGAATTGGAGAACAAGTGGCAGCGTGTTAAAAATTTTCATATCACTAATAAAGAGGTTGGAAATAAAATTATTTTCCTGCGCAAATTGGCACCGGGTGGCAGCACACATAGTTTTGGAATCCATGTAGCCAGGATGGCCGGGATGCCACCGGCATTGATCCGCCGGGCCAATGAAGTTTTAGCACAACTGGAAAGCAAACATGTTGGTGATGCTACGGAAAAGGTCAGGGACCTCGGCGGACCACGATTACAACTATCGATTTTTGATGTACATACCCAAACTTTTGAGAATATCCGGAAAGTGCTGGAAGACCTTGATATCAACCGCCTCACACCGGTAGAAGCCCTGCTTAAATTGCAGGAGATCCGTAATATGCTGCAATAA
- a CDS encoding CotH kinase family protein, translating to MPKLFALMFFAFSCFFRGYAQIELNSSNLPIVVINTNGQEIPNDPKIPADMGIIYNGVGIRNSISDPFNEYNGKIAIEIRGQSSQMFPMKSYSVDLKKASGSSLDAPLLGMPRESDWVLYAPFTDKTLMRNFLAYTMSRELGRWASNCRFVEVVLNGDYKGVYVLMEKIKRNASRVNITKIAATDNSGDALTGGYIFSLDKEPDGWFSSYPTPNSNYKDFRQFSFVTPKLADISTEQMAYIKSYVDSFELALAGPDFQDPVKGVRRFAELPSFIDYFFVNEISRNVDGYRLSSYFHKNRNSVNGKIIAGPVWDYDLAFRNADYCHGSYIQGWAYQFNNVCGGDQAGLIPFWWERLMVDTAFLSNLRCTWKRYRQQSFSNNRFLEIIDSVYTLLGESSQRHFQRWPILGTYVWPNPSPIPTSYAEEISSLKTWITQRLAWLDGNMPNKGACADWPVDAAGSLVLTAYPNPFEGNGLNVKVRSKFKQNILYEVFDMSGRKLDKRNIDLQTGENSVAMNADRWPAGVYLIRISNSSGELMKTRIVKY from the coding sequence ATGCCAAAATTGTTTGCTTTGATGTTCTTTGCCTTTTCCTGCTTTTTTCGCGGCTATGCTCAAATAGAACTGAACTCCTCCAACCTGCCGATCGTGGTGATCAATACCAATGGACAGGAAATTCCTAATGACCCAAAGATCCCTGCTGACATGGGAATTATATATAATGGTGTTGGTATTCGCAATTCTATCAGCGACCCTTTCAATGAATATAATGGCAAGATTGCTATTGAGATTCGCGGGCAGTCTTCACAAATGTTTCCAATGAAATCGTACAGCGTGGACCTTAAAAAGGCCTCGGGATCTTCATTGGATGCACCATTACTGGGTATGCCCAGGGAAAGCGACTGGGTTTTATATGCCCCGTTTACTGACAAAACACTAATGCGGAATTTCCTCGCCTACACCATGTCGCGGGAGTTAGGTCGCTGGGCGTCGAATTGCAGGTTTGTTGAAGTGGTCCTGAATGGCGATTACAAAGGGGTTTATGTGCTAATGGAAAAAATTAAACGAAATGCAAGCAGGGTGAATATTACAAAAATAGCTGCCACAGACAATAGTGGAGATGCCCTTACCGGTGGCTACATTTTTAGCCTGGATAAAGAACCCGATGGATGGTTTTCATCTTACCCGACCCCAAATTCGAATTATAAGGATTTCCGGCAATTCTCTTTTGTAACGCCAAAACTTGCAGATATCTCCACTGAACAAATGGCGTATATTAAAAGCTATGTTGACAGTTTTGAATTGGCATTGGCTGGTCCTGATTTCCAGGATCCGGTAAAAGGCGTAAGGAGATTTGCAGAGCTTCCCTCTTTTATTGACTATTTTTTTGTGAATGAAATCAGCCGGAACGTTGACGGGTACCGCCTAAGTTCCTATTTCCATAAGAACCGGAATTCAGTCAACGGTAAAATCATAGCCGGTCCGGTTTGGGATTATGACCTGGCATTCCGGAACGCGGATTATTGCCATGGGAGTTATATCCAGGGCTGGGCCTACCAGTTTAATAATGTTTGTGGTGGCGACCAGGCGGGCTTAATTCCATTCTGGTGGGAAAGACTTATGGTTGATACAGCATTTCTCAGCAACCTTCGTTGTACCTGGAAGAGATACCGGCAACAGTCCTTTTCCAATAACCGTTTCCTGGAAATTATCGATTCGGTCTATACCCTCCTGGGTGAATCCAGCCAAAGGCATTTCCAGCGCTGGCCAATTCTAGGCACTTATGTATGGCCCAATCCTTCACCAATCCCGACCTCTTATGCAGAAGAAATAAGTTCATTGAAAACCTGGATCACCCAACGATTGGCCTGGTTGGATGGTAATATGCCCAACAAAGGCGCTTGCGCAGACTGGCCGGTTGACGCTGCCGGATCCCTGGTGCTAACAGCTTACCCCAATCCATTCGAAGGCAATGGGCTTAATGTTAAGGTCAGATCTAAGTTTAAACAGAATATTCTTTATGAGGTTTTTGATATGTCTGGCAGAAAGCTTGATAAACGCAATATTGACCTTCAAACCGGGGAAAATTCAGTGGCCATGAACGCCGATCGCTGGCCGGCAGGAGTGTACCTGATCAGGATATCTAATTCCAGTGGCGAACTCATGAAGACCCGCATAGTTAAATACTAA
- a CDS encoding RNA methyltransferase, with the protein MQKKSMHELGRKSIDDFREATKTPIIIVLDNVRSMHNVGSVFRTADAFLLEAVYLCGFTPVPPHRDIHKTALGATETVAWKYYPTTGEAIEALKLSGYGIYAVEQATGSFLLNQQGFGPGDKLAVIFGNEVTGVDAGILPICDGCIEIPQLGMKHSLNISVAAGIVLWELVRERL; encoded by the coding sequence ATGCAGAAAAAAAGCATGCATGAGCTTGGCCGTAAAAGCATAGATGACTTTAGGGAGGCCACAAAAACGCCCATCATCATTGTCCTGGATAATGTGCGTAGCATGCATAATGTGGGTAGTGTTTTCCGGACTGCAGATGCTTTTTTATTAGAGGCAGTATACCTTTGTGGATTTACCCCGGTTCCCCCACACCGTGATATTCACAAAACAGCACTAGGTGCAACTGAAACAGTGGCCTGGAAATATTATCCAACCACGGGTGAGGCAATTGAAGCTTTAAAGCTATCGGGATATGGTATTTATGCTGTTGAACAGGCTACCGGCAGCTTCCTGCTCAACCAGCAAGGTTTCGGGCCTGGCGATAAACTGGCGGTAATATTTGGCAACGAAGTGACGGGGGTAGATGCCGGCATACTTCCAATCTGTGATGGCTGTATTGAAATTCCTCAATTAGGAATGAAACACTCCCTGAATATTTCTGTTGCAGCCGGAATTGTACTTTGGGAACTTGTAAGGGAAAGATTGTAA
- a CDS encoding UbiA-like polyprenyltransferase — protein MSSIKNYLSLIKFSHTIFAMPFAMIGFFLAVFKPTNSYGRQEIYSWPVYFSNSNLYRKLGLVIACMMLARSAAMAFNRYLDRHFDAKNPRTAIREIPSGIISADRALLFTIICSMSFIGCSWLINPLCFWLSPIALLVVLGYSYTKRFTALCHLVLGLGLSLAPIGAYLAVTGQFNWLPILFSFAVIFWVSGFDIIYALQDEEFDRSQQLHSIPAALGKVKALRVSEFLHLLSATAIVLAGIYGGFGWWYWIGVFIFAGMLVYQHSIVKPHDLSRVNIAFMTANGMASVIFAILVITDLLLHNSHL, from the coding sequence ATGTCATCGATTAAAAATTACCTGAGCCTCATAAAATTTTCGCACACCATTTTTGCGATGCCATTCGCCATGATCGGTTTTTTCCTGGCTGTATTTAAGCCGACCAATTCTTATGGAAGGCAGGAGATCTACTCCTGGCCGGTATATTTTTCGAATAGCAATTTGTACCGGAAACTTGGCCTGGTTATCGCCTGTATGATGCTGGCAAGAAGTGCGGCCATGGCCTTTAACCGATACCTCGACCGGCATTTTGATGCTAAAAACCCCCGTACCGCCATCCGGGAAATTCCTTCAGGTATCATCAGCGCCGACAGGGCCCTGCTGTTCACCATTATTTGCAGCATGTCGTTTATAGGTTGCAGTTGGTTAATCAATCCGCTTTGTTTCTGGCTTTCACCCATTGCGTTATTGGTGGTCCTGGGCTATAGTTATACCAAAAGATTTACGGCCCTCTGCCACCTGGTTCTCGGGCTGGGGCTGTCCCTTGCACCAATTGGTGCCTACCTGGCAGTAACCGGCCAGTTCAATTGGCTGCCCATCCTGTTTTCCTTTGCCGTTATCTTTTGGGTAAGCGGTTTTGATATTATTTATGCCTTACAGGATGAAGAATTCGACCGTTCCCAGCAACTCCATTCAATTCCGGCAGCTCTCGGCAAGGTCAAGGCACTTCGGGTATCTGAATTCCTGCATTTATTGAGTGCTACTGCCATTGTACTGGCTGGTATTTACGGTGGGTTTGGCTGGTGGTATTGGATCGGTGTGTTCATATTTGCAGGTATGCTGGTGTACCAGCACTCAATTGTAAAGCCCCATGATTTATCAAGGGTCAATATCGCCTTCATGACTGCCAACGGCATGGCCAGTGTTATTTTCGCAATATTGGTGATTACTGATTTATTATTACATAATTCCCACCTTTAA
- the ruvX gene encoding Holliday junction resolvase RuvX, which yields MARIIAIDYGGKRTGLAVTDPLQIIASGLTTVPSRELMAFLKKYFQQEEVELIIIGEPKNWDESDTHATPLVEACIKSLKKNFPEKPILKVDERYTSKMARQSMLESGMKKKDRRNKALVDEIAATIMLQEYLGRSF from the coding sequence ATGGCCAGGATAATTGCGATAGATTATGGTGGAAAAAGAACTGGACTTGCTGTAACAGATCCTTTGCAGATTATTGCCAGCGGCCTCACAACTGTGCCTTCCCGGGAATTGATGGCCTTCCTGAAAAAGTACTTCCAGCAGGAAGAAGTGGAACTCATCATAATTGGAGAACCTAAAAACTGGGATGAATCTGATACACATGCCACACCATTGGTTGAAGCCTGTATAAAAAGTCTTAAAAAGAATTTCCCGGAAAAACCCATCCTGAAAGTAGATGAACGCTATACATCCAAAATGGCCAGGCAGAGCATGTTGGAAAGTGGCATGAAGAAAAAGGACCGGCGAAATAAAGCCCTGGTGGATGAAATTGCTGCCACAATTATGTTACAGGAATACCTTGGCCGTAGTTTTTAA
- the def gene encoding peptide deformylase has protein sequence MILPIVAYGHPVLRTVAKNITPEYPNLDQLILDMWETMYYSNGVGLAAPQINRDIRLFVVDSAQIFTNLDDKEKLEYPNDEGVKSVFINAHIRELHGDDWAYNEGCLSIPKIREDVYRPEEVTLDYLDENFQPQTRTFNGITARVILHEYDHLEGRLFIDHIKPLKRKLLKGKLDDISKGKVRVDYRMMFAK, from the coding sequence ATGATTTTACCCATTGTGGCATACGGGCATCCGGTTTTACGAACTGTTGCAAAAAATATTACACCTGAGTATCCCAACCTGGATCAATTGATACTGGATATGTGGGAAACCATGTATTACAGTAATGGGGTTGGATTGGCTGCACCCCAGATTAACCGGGATATCAGGCTTTTTGTTGTTGATAGTGCCCAGATTTTTACAAACCTGGATGACAAAGAAAAACTTGAATATCCCAACGACGAAGGCGTAAAATCTGTATTTATCAATGCCCATATCCGCGAACTTCATGGCGACGACTGGGCATACAATGAAGGTTGCCTGAGTATACCCAAGATCAGGGAAGATGTATATCGCCCGGAAGAAGTGACCCTGGATTATTTGGATGAAAATTTTCAGCCACAGACACGCACCTTTAATGGTATTACGGCCAGGGTGATCCTTCATGAATATGACCACCTGGAAGGCAGACTTTTCATCGATCATATCAAACCGTTGAAACGTAAACTGCTGAAAGGCAAGCTGGATGATATCTCAAAGGGCAAGGTGCGGGTAGATTACCGAATGATGTTTGCCAAATAA
- a CDS encoding RluA family pseudouridine synthase, giving the protein MANDLVSEEFDDQIDASEELYEQLTMRIDPGQEPMRIDKFLVARIEYATRNKVQKAIEAGRVIVNGKITQSNYKIKAGDEIVVYSHREKKGEHIVPEPVPLNIQYEDNDILIINKPAGLVVHPASGNPGGTLINGVAYYLQQQNKDISEENLPRFGMVHRIDKNTSGLMVLAKTDRAVTALARQFFDHTVYRRYIALVWGDVAEEEGTVIAHIGRHKRFRKLFDAYPEGDYGKDAITHYKVLERFGYVTLVECRLETGRTHQIRVHMQHIGHPLFNDDFYGGDRIVKGTVYTKYRQFIDNCFSICPRHALHAKNIGFKHPGTGEQVLFESELSKDMENLIEKWRNYVKFKGKNMEEQV; this is encoded by the coding sequence ATGGCCAATGACCTGGTAAGTGAGGAATTCGACGATCAGATTGATGCTTCGGAAGAATTATATGAGCAATTGACTATGCGCATTGATCCTGGGCAGGAACCTATGCGGATCGACAAATTCCTGGTTGCCCGGATTGAATATGCCACCCGCAACAAAGTACAGAAAGCCATTGAAGCCGGAAGGGTTATAGTGAACGGCAAAATCACCCAGTCAAATTATAAAATCAAGGCCGGGGATGAAATTGTAGTGTATTCACACCGGGAGAAAAAAGGTGAACATATAGTCCCTGAGCCGGTCCCGCTAAATATACAGTACGAGGATAATGACATTCTGATCATCAATAAACCTGCCGGACTGGTTGTTCATCCGGCATCTGGAAACCCTGGCGGCACATTGATCAATGGGGTAGCTTATTACTTGCAACAGCAGAACAAGGATATTTCAGAGGAGAACCTACCCAGGTTTGGGATGGTACACCGGATCGATAAAAATACCAGCGGACTGATGGTGCTGGCCAAGACCGACAGGGCAGTAACCGCATTAGCCAGGCAGTTTTTTGACCATACCGTATATAGAAGGTATATAGCCTTGGTTTGGGGGGATGTAGCTGAAGAAGAAGGTACCGTAATTGCCCATATTGGCCGGCATAAAAGGTTCAGGAAGCTATTTGATGCCTACCCCGAAGGTGACTATGGCAAAGATGCGATTACCCATTATAAAGTATTGGAAAGATTTGGTTATGTAACCCTGGTAGAATGCCGGCTTGAAACAGGCCGCACACACCAGATAAGGGTACATATGCAACATATTGGTCACCCGTTGTTCAATGACGATTTTTATGGTGGAGACCGCATTGTAAAAGGAACTGTATATACCAAATACCGTCAATTTATTGACAATTGCTTTTCCATATGTCCAAGGCACGCACTACATGCAAAAAATATCGGGTTCAAACACCCTGGAACCGGCGAACAGGTGCTATTTGAAAGTGAGCTGTCAAAAGATATGGAAAACCTGATAGAAAAATGGCGCAATTACGTAAAGTTCAAGGGCAAGAATATGGAAGAACAGGTTTAA
- the lipB gene encoding lipoyl(octanoyl) transferase LipB, with the protein MQQVFFNDLGIMDYQTAWDLQENLLQYNLQKKAATPGILADTRHHLLFVEHPPVYTLGKSGKMEHVLISEETRLQKGIEFFKINRGGDITFHGPQQLVGYPILDLEKIYTDIGRYLRSLEEVIIKTLLEFGIKGERSPGETGVWLDASLPGKERKICAMGVRCSRWITMHGFALNVNTDLSYFDHIVPCGIAQKSVTSLEKELGYTVDLFSVKEAVKRNFSLVFGITLVNSPVVAG; encoded by the coding sequence ATGCAGCAAGTATTCTTCAACGACCTGGGTATTATGGATTACCAGACAGCATGGGATCTACAGGAAAACCTGCTGCAATATAACCTGCAGAAAAAGGCAGCAACTCCGGGAATTTTGGCTGATACCCGTCACCACCTGCTATTTGTTGAACATCCACCTGTCTATACCCTGGGTAAAAGTGGGAAAATGGAGCATGTGCTGATTAGCGAGGAAACGCGCCTGCAAAAAGGAATTGAGTTTTTTAAGATCAACCGTGGTGGTGATATAACCTTCCATGGTCCTCAGCAATTAGTAGGTTATCCTATTCTTGACCTGGAAAAAATCTATACCGATATCGGGAGATATCTCCGCAGCCTTGAAGAGGTGATTATAAAAACCCTGCTGGAATTTGGAATAAAAGGGGAGCGGTCTCCGGGTGAAACCGGGGTTTGGCTGGATGCCAGCCTACCAGGGAAGGAACGTAAAATCTGTGCTATGGGTGTTAGGTGCAGCAGGTGGATTACCATGCACGGTTTTGCCTTAAATGTAAACACCGACCTTAGTTACTTTGATCATATTGTTCCATGTGGAATAGCCCAAAAATCGGTGACCTCTCTGGAAAAGGAGCTGGGCTATACTGTAGACTTATTCTCCGTTAAAGAAGCGGTTAAACGAAATTTTTCATTGGTTTTCGGAATTACCCTGGTTAACAGTCCAGTGGTAGCTGGTTAG